One segment of Gemmatimonadaceae bacterium DNA contains the following:
- a CDS encoding M20/M25/M40 family metallo-hydrolase — MTDVVALAAEMLSIQSLSGQEHEVIEFVTRWLVKRGWNVSFQEVSPGRGNVWATRSAANGDQSGSVALSTHLDTVPPFLTPRLEEGRLYGRGAADAKGIAAAMLAAADRLVTSGENRVQLLFVVGEEKGSDGARAANNLPATSSFLINGEPTESKLASGAKGSLRVFVRTRGKEAHAAYPHLGQSAIDPMLELLPKVKKLKLPSDPVLGEASVNIGVIRGGTEGNIIPGQAEAEVMFRIVSDVEPIKRMLEEWARGVAELEWGSHIPPQHFHTVEGFEIEPVAYTTDIPLLGRWGKPLLFGPGSIHVAHTPDEYVDVAELRASVDTYEKLVRTLLEEGGDEPARPARSSKKARK, encoded by the coding sequence ATGACAGACGTCGTAGCGCTGGCGGCTGAGATGTTATCGATCCAGTCGCTGTCCGGGCAGGAGCATGAAGTCATCGAGTTCGTCACTCGCTGGCTCGTGAAGCGCGGCTGGAACGTGAGCTTCCAGGAGGTGTCGCCCGGCCGCGGCAACGTCTGGGCGACGCGCTCGGCGGCCAACGGTGACCAGTCCGGCAGTGTCGCGCTCTCGACCCACCTCGACACTGTGCCGCCGTTCCTCACGCCGAGACTGGAGGAGGGACGCCTGTACGGGCGAGGTGCGGCAGACGCCAAGGGAATCGCCGCCGCGATGCTGGCGGCGGCGGACCGGCTCGTCACCTCGGGCGAGAACCGCGTGCAGCTGCTGTTCGTGGTCGGAGAGGAGAAGGGATCCGACGGCGCGCGCGCGGCGAACAACCTGCCGGCCACCAGCAGCTTCCTCATCAACGGCGAGCCGACCGAGAGCAAGCTCGCCAGCGGGGCCAAGGGCTCGCTGCGCGTGTTCGTCCGAACGCGCGGCAAGGAAGCGCACGCCGCGTATCCGCACCTCGGCCAGTCGGCGATCGACCCGATGCTGGAGCTGCTCCCGAAAGTGAAAAAGCTGAAGCTGCCGAGCGATCCGGTTCTGGGCGAGGCGTCGGTGAACATCGGCGTGATCCGCGGCGGCACCGAAGGCAACATCATCCCGGGCCAGGCCGAAGCGGAGGTGATGTTCCGCATAGTCAGCGACGTCGAGCCGATCAAGCGGATGCTGGAGGAGTGGGCCCGCGGCGTGGCCGAGCTGGAGTGGGGCTCGCACATTCCGCCGCAGCACTTCCACACGGTCGAAGGATTCGAGATCGAGCCCGTCGCATACACGACCGACATCCCGCTGCTCGGCCGTTGGGGCAAGCCGCTGCTGTTCGGGCCGGGCTCGATCCACGTCGCGCACACGCCGGACGAATACGTCGACGTCGCCGAGCTGCGCGCGAGCGTGGACACCTACGAGAAGCTCGTGCGCACACTGTTGGAGGAGGGCGGAGACGAGCCGGCGCGGCCTGCCCGCTCGAGCAAGAAGGCGCGCAAGTGA
- the asd gene encoding aspartate-semialdehyde dehydrogenase → MIRTKQKVAILGATGAVGQTFIRLLAGHPWFEIAELVASERSAGQRYRDVVKWQDGDLSPEIGELTLLPADPAGVQSRIAFSAMDSSVAGPIEEMFAKAGKTVLSNSKNHRMDPDVPLVIPEINADHLRLLEHQRRARGWSGAIVTNANCSATVAAMALAPLHQRFGINKIFISTMQAISGAGYPGVPSSDILGNVIPFIADEEAKVERELGKILGKLDGDSIREAPFTVSAHTNRVPVEHGHTICMSIGLEGSPDLKAVRSALDEWTGSAAVRELPGSKHRPLVVRNEPDRPQPRRDVNTGEGMTVVVGRVRADAILDVRLVAVGHNTVRGAAGGSILNAELLLSTGAIPSA, encoded by the coding sequence GTGATCAGAACGAAACAGAAAGTCGCCATCCTTGGCGCGACGGGCGCGGTCGGACAGACGTTCATCCGCCTGCTCGCCGGTCACCCGTGGTTCGAGATCGCGGAGCTGGTCGCATCGGAGCGGTCGGCGGGCCAGCGGTATCGCGACGTGGTGAAATGGCAGGACGGCGATCTCTCGCCGGAAATCGGCGAGCTGACGCTGCTGCCGGCGGATCCGGCTGGCGTCCAATCGCGGATCGCGTTCTCCGCGATGGATTCGTCGGTGGCGGGCCCGATCGAGGAGATGTTCGCCAAGGCGGGGAAGACCGTGCTGAGCAATTCCAAGAATCACCGGATGGACCCCGACGTGCCGCTGGTCATACCGGAGATCAACGCGGATCATCTGCGCCTGCTCGAGCACCAGCGCCGCGCGCGCGGCTGGAGCGGCGCCATCGTCACGAACGCTAACTGCAGTGCGACCGTCGCTGCGATGGCGCTGGCGCCGCTGCACCAGCGCTTCGGAATCAACAAGATCTTCATCTCGACGATGCAGGCGATCTCCGGCGCCGGCTACCCCGGCGTCCCGTCGTCCGACATACTCGGCAACGTGATCCCATTCATCGCCGACGAAGAAGCGAAAGTCGAGCGGGAGCTGGGCAAGATTCTCGGCAAGCTCGACGGAGACTCGATCCGGGAAGCTCCGTTCACGGTCAGTGCGCACACCAACCGAGTCCCGGTCGAGCACGGCCACACTATCTGCATGTCGATCGGGCTCGAGGGGTCGCCCGACCTGAAAGCGGTCCGGAGCGCGCTCGACGAATGGACCGGCTCGGCCGCGGTGCGCGAGCTGCCGGGGTCGAAGCACCGGCCGCTGGTGGTGCGGAATGAGCCCGACCGGCCGCAGCCGCGGCGCGACGTCAACACGGGCGAAGGGATGACGGTCGTCGTCGGGCGCGTGCGCGCGGACGCGATACTGGATGTGCGGCTAGTGGCGGTCGGACACAACACTGTGCGGGGCGCGGCCGGCGGCTCCATACTCAACGCCGAGCTGCTGCTCTCCACCGGCGCGATCCCTTCGGCGTGA
- the lysC gene encoding lysine-sensitive aspartokinase 3: MIVAKFGGTSVGDAEAIERAVGIVRGRLDRQPIVVVSALGGATNGLLAVAEQSAKGHLIGALRGVENLRDRHLAVCGELLGTSSAATEISAELSALFDELASLAEALKTLGHVTPRSFDAIASIGEQCSSQLVTAVLCERGIPAQLVEAGDVMITDASFMQAVPKTEAIAEQSRAILLPILKEGKVPVLGGFVGRTADGITTTLGRGGSDYSASLIGAALHAEAIEIWTDVDGMMTGDPRVVKGAQPIERIRFDEASELASFGAKVLHPSTIAPAVRIGIPVYVLNSNRPELPGTLITFDAPRRAVTAIAGRAGITLVRVRAARMLLAHGFLRRVFEVFERHTTSVDVVATSEVSVSMTLDDVSRLDSIVVDLSALGDVSVEHDRGIVAIVGAGIADHSDAMGRALACFTGSTVHMISLSATAINLTAVVDSGRVGDIMRGLHAEFFEDGQ; this comes from the coding sequence GTGATAGTCGCCAAGTTCGGCGGCACCTCGGTTGGCGACGCCGAAGCGATCGAGCGCGCGGTAGGGATCGTGCGCGGCCGGCTCGACAGGCAGCCGATCGTCGTCGTCTCCGCGCTCGGCGGGGCGACGAACGGTCTCCTCGCGGTCGCCGAGCAGTCCGCGAAGGGACATCTCATCGGCGCGCTGCGCGGCGTGGAGAATCTCCGCGATCGGCATCTCGCGGTGTGCGGGGAGCTGCTCGGCACGAGCTCCGCGGCCACCGAGATATCGGCGGAGCTGAGCGCGCTGTTCGACGAGCTGGCGTCGCTCGCCGAGGCGCTGAAGACTCTTGGGCACGTCACGCCGCGGAGCTTCGACGCGATCGCGTCGATCGGCGAGCAGTGCTCCTCGCAGCTCGTGACCGCGGTTCTGTGCGAGCGCGGGATTCCCGCGCAGCTCGTGGAAGCGGGCGACGTGATGATCACCGACGCGAGCTTCATGCAGGCGGTGCCGAAGACCGAAGCGATCGCTGAGCAGTCACGCGCGATCCTGCTGCCGATTCTCAAGGAAGGGAAGGTGCCCGTGCTCGGCGGCTTCGTCGGGCGCACCGCAGACGGGATCACTACCACGCTCGGCCGCGGCGGCTCGGATTACAGCGCTTCGCTGATCGGCGCCGCGCTGCACGCGGAAGCGATCGAGATATGGACGGACGTGGACGGCATGATGACGGGGGACCCGCGCGTGGTGAAGGGCGCGCAGCCGATCGAGCGGATCCGGTTCGACGAAGCGTCGGAGCTCGCGTCATTCGGCGCGAAGGTGCTGCACCCGAGCACGATCGCGCCCGCCGTGCGCATCGGCATTCCCGTGTACGTGCTCAACTCGAACCGGCCGGAGCTGCCGGGCACGCTGATCACCTTCGACGCGCCGCGGCGGGCGGTGACGGCGATCGCCGGCAGAGCGGGAATCACGCTCGTGCGCGTGCGGGCGGCGCGAATGCTGCTGGCGCACGGCTTTCTGCGCCGCGTATTCGAGGTGTTCGAGCGACACACGACTTCGGTAGACGTGGTGGCGACGTCAGAAGTCTCGGTGTCCATGACGCTCGACGACGTGAGCCGGCTCGACTCGATCGTCGTGGACCTTTCGGCGCTCGGCGACGTGTCGGTGGAGCACGATCGTGGGATAGTCGCGATCGTCGGCGCGGGGATCGCGGATCACTCCGACGCCATGGGTCGCGCGCTCGCGTGCTTCACCGGCTCGACCGTGCACATGATCTCGCTCAGCGCCACCGCCATCAATCTCACGGCGGTCGTGGACAGCGGCCGCGTAGGCGACATAATGCGCGGGCTGCACGCCGAGTTCTTCGAGGACGGGCAATGA
- a CDS encoding dihydrodipicolinate reductase C-terminal domain-containing protein, with product MSARKVAVIGDGKMGKTIAEMAKDRGWTVTTLLGEKENPDGSGITRESLKGADVAIEFTEPKSAARNIRACVAAGCPVVVGTTGWYDALDAVTVEVKEAGGALLWSANFSIGIQIFLDLARRAGALVADIEGWDAQIVETHHTAKKDAPSGTAIVIEQAAREGLGRKVPITSIRTGSVPGTHELILDSQSEQLTLTHTVRDRAVFAAGALAAADWLVGKRGVFTMRDFLAGVGDS from the coding sequence ATGAGCGCGCGGAAGGTCGCCGTGATCGGCGACGGGAAGATGGGGAAGACCATCGCGGAGATGGCGAAGGATCGCGGGTGGACCGTGACGACTCTCCTGGGTGAAAAGGAGAATCCCGACGGCAGCGGGATCACGCGCGAATCGCTGAAAGGCGCCGACGTCGCGATCGAGTTCACCGAGCCGAAATCGGCGGCGCGCAACATCAGGGCGTGCGTCGCGGCCGGATGTCCGGTGGTGGTCGGAACCACCGGCTGGTACGACGCGCTGGATGCCGTGACCGTCGAAGTGAAGGAGGCCGGCGGCGCGCTGCTCTGGTCCGCGAACTTCTCCATCGGGATCCAGATATTCCTGGACCTGGCGAGAAGGGCTGGCGCGCTCGTTGCCGATATCGAGGGATGGGATGCCCAGATCGTCGAGACGCACCACACCGCCAAGAAGGACGCGCCGTCGGGGACGGCGATCGTGATCGAGCAGGCCGCGCGCGAAGGGCTGGGCAGGAAGGTGCCGATAACCAGCATCCGCACGGGCTCCGTCCCGGGGACGCACGAGCTCATACTCGACTCACAGTCCGAGCAGCTCACCCTCACGCACACAGTGCGCGACCGCGCGGTGTTCGCGGCCGGCGCGCTCGCGGCGGCCGACTGGCTCGTCGGCAAGCGCGGCGTGTTCACAATGCGCGATTTTCTCGCGGGAGTCGGCGACTCATGA
- the dapA gene encoding 4-hydroxy-tetrahydrodipicolinate synthase → MKHGRLFGAGTALVTPFSRDGAVDEKALRALIDWQIDEGIHFLVPCGSTGEAATLSPDEHRRVVEITVEQVAGRVPVIAGAGSNDTKKAITFSREMQAAGATHLLHVSPMYNKPPQRGIIAHFQAIADAVDLPIVMYNVPGRTASNMEAATTLQLAENARLVAVKEASGDMAQIGRIIRDRPDGFSVLSGDDALTVAIMAAGGDGVISVTSNATPKLVAQLTESVRSGNMRQARDIESRLADWTAAAFVESNPLPVKAALAMQGRIENVLRLPLVPLAEAHESAVRKSLEKAGALG, encoded by the coding sequence ATGAAGCACGGACGACTGTTCGGGGCCGGCACGGCGCTCGTCACGCCGTTCAGCCGCGACGGCGCGGTGGACGAGAAGGCGCTGCGCGCGCTGATAGACTGGCAGATCGACGAGGGCATCCACTTCCTGGTGCCGTGCGGCTCGACGGGCGAGGCGGCCACGCTCTCGCCGGACGAGCACCGGCGGGTAGTGGAGATCACGGTCGAGCAGGTCGCCGGGCGCGTGCCCGTGATCGCCGGCGCGGGCTCGAACGACACGAAGAAGGCGATCACGTTCTCGCGCGAGATGCAGGCCGCGGGCGCGACGCATCTGCTGCACGTATCGCCGATGTACAACAAGCCGCCGCAACGCGGGATCATCGCGCACTTCCAGGCGATCGCGGACGCGGTGGATCTCCCGATCGTGATGTACAACGTCCCCGGGCGGACCGCGAGCAACATGGAGGCGGCGACGACGCTCCAGCTCGCGGAGAACGCGCGGCTCGTGGCGGTGAAGGAAGCCTCGGGCGACATGGCGCAGATAGGCCGCATCATCCGCGACCGGCCGGACGGGTTCTCCGTCCTGTCCGGCGACGACGCGCTCACCGTCGCGATCATGGCCGCCGGCGGAGACGGCGTCATTTCCGTCACGTCGAACGCCACGCCGAAGCTCGTAGCGCAGCTCACGGAATCGGTTCGCTCGGGCAACATGCGGCAGGCGCGCGACATCGAGTCGCGCCTGGCGGACTGGACCGCGGCGGCTTTCGTCGAATCCAATCCGCTTCCGGTCAAGGCCGCGCTCGCGATGCAGGGACGCATCGAGAACGTGTTGCGGCTGCCGCTCGTTCCCCTGGCTGAGGCGCATGAGAGCGCCGTGCGGAAGAGCCTGGAGAAGGCGGGCGCGCTGGGATGA
- a CDS encoding 2,3,4,5-tetrahydropyridine-2,6-dicarboxylate N-succinyltransferase gives MKRNKAWGENLSHTIEALAAIPAGEPLPADAQSGFEALLQALEAGEVRAAERAGDGSWHAVQWVKRGILLGFRLGHLVEMSVPDGAGPGNKLQFFDKSTYPLRELTLEDQVRIVPGGSSIRRGAYVAPGVVCMPPMYVNVGAYVDAGTMIDSHALVGSCAQVGARVHLSAGAQIGGVLEPINAAPVVIEDDVIVGGNCGVYEGTVVRAKAVLAAGVVLTRGTPVYDLIREQVYRGTPEKPLEIPPGAVVVPGARAIKGDWPRAEGLSLQTPIIVKYRDEKTDLATTLEAWLR, from the coding sequence ATGAAGCGGAACAAGGCGTGGGGCGAGAACCTGTCGCACACGATCGAGGCGCTCGCGGCCATTCCGGCCGGCGAGCCGCTGCCGGCCGACGCGCAGTCCGGGTTCGAGGCGCTGCTCCAGGCGCTCGAGGCGGGCGAGGTGCGCGCCGCCGAGCGCGCGGGCGACGGATCCTGGCACGCCGTGCAGTGGGTCAAGCGCGGCATCCTGCTCGGCTTCCGTCTCGGGCATCTCGTCGAGATGTCGGTGCCCGACGGAGCCGGGCCGGGGAACAAGCTGCAGTTCTTCGACAAGAGCACGTATCCGCTGCGCGAGCTCACGCTCGAGGACCAGGTGCGGATCGTTCCGGGCGGATCGTCCATCCGCCGCGGCGCGTACGTCGCGCCCGGCGTGGTGTGCATGCCGCCGATGTACGTGAACGTCGGCGCGTACGTGGATGCAGGGACGATGATCGACTCGCACGCGCTGGTGGGATCCTGCGCGCAGGTCGGCGCGCGCGTGCACCTCAGCGCGGGCGCGCAGATCGGCGGGGTGCTCGAGCCGATCAACGCCGCCCCCGTGGTGATCGAAGACGACGTCATCGTCGGCGGGAACTGCGGCGTGTACGAGGGCACAGTCGTGCGCGCCAAGGCGGTGCTCGCGGCCGGCGTCGTGCTCACGCGCGGCACGCCGGTGTACGATCTCATTCGGGAGCAGGTGTACCGCGGCACGCCGGAAAAACCGCTCGAGATCCCGCCGGGAGCCGTCGTCGTCCCTGGAGCGCGCGCGATCAAGGGCGACTGGCCGCGCGCGGAGGGGCTCTCGCTCCAGACTCCGATCATCGTGAAGTACCGCGACGAGAAGACGGATCTGGCGACGACGCTGGAGGCGTGGCTCCGCTGA
- the aroA gene encoding 3-phosphoshikimate 1-carboxyvinyltransferase, producing the protein MAPLTVAGTVRVPGDKSISHRALILAALADGESVIRDILVAEDTASTAYALRALGNDAPPLGPEIRIHGTGVRALREPESPLDCGNSGTTVRLLAGVVAGHPFSATFTGDESLSRRPMRRIAEPLTAMGARISFAKGDGLPMTVQGGDLQHVAWTSEVASAQVKSAILLAGLVAGVPVSVREPRPSRDHTERMLRALGIEVTGSRDGVTKLTPGASLDPFELTVPGDASSAAFFVALAALAASGSVILPGVCIDSARTGFIRAIRRMGAKVRVSGKTEATGEETGTVTAGPGALRATSVKPGEIPAMIDELPLLACVATRAEGETVVRGAAELRVKESDRIAATVDNLRALGADAEAFDDGFAVRGSDKPLRGTVRTHGDHRIAMSFGVLGCAPGNEIRIDDRDCVAVSYPGFWADLKKVVA; encoded by the coding sequence GTGGCTCCGCTGACCGTCGCCGGTACCGTGCGGGTACCGGGCGACAAGTCGATCTCGCATCGCGCCCTGATTCTCGCGGCGCTCGCGGACGGCGAGTCGGTGATCCGCGACATCCTCGTCGCCGAAGACACCGCGTCCACCGCGTACGCGCTCCGCGCGCTCGGCAACGACGCGCCGCCGCTCGGGCCGGAGATCCGCATTCACGGAACGGGCGTGCGGGCGCTGCGCGAGCCGGAGTCGCCGCTCGACTGCGGCAACAGCGGCACCACCGTGCGCTTGCTCGCGGGAGTCGTGGCCGGGCATCCTTTCTCCGCGACGTTCACCGGTGACGAGAGTCTCAGCCGCCGTCCCATGCGGCGGATTGCCGAGCCCCTCACGGCCATGGGCGCGCGGATCTCTTTCGCGAAGGGTGACGGCTTGCCGATGACGGTGCAGGGAGGAGATCTCCAGCACGTCGCCTGGACCAGCGAAGTCGCGAGCGCGCAGGTCAAGAGCGCGATTCTCCTCGCGGGACTCGTCGCCGGCGTGCCCGTCTCCGTGCGCGAGCCGCGGCCGTCACGTGATCACACCGAGCGTATGCTGCGCGCACTGGGTATCGAAGTGACGGGATCGCGCGACGGCGTAACCAAGCTCACTCCGGGCGCGTCGCTCGATCCGTTCGAGCTGACCGTTCCGGGCGATGCGTCCTCAGCCGCGTTCTTCGTCGCGCTGGCGGCGCTGGCCGCGAGCGGCAGCGTCATCTTGCCCGGCGTGTGCATCGACTCCGCTCGAACCGGCTTTATCCGCGCGATCCGGCGAATGGGGGCGAAGGTCAGGGTATCGGGCAAGACGGAAGCGACGGGCGAAGAGACCGGCACCGTGACCGCCGGCCCGGGCGCGCTGCGCGCGACCTCCGTGAAGCCGGGCGAGATCCCCGCGATGATCGACGAGCTGCCGCTGCTGGCGTGCGTCGCGACCCGCGCCGAGGGCGAGACTGTCGTCCGCGGCGCCGCGGAGCTGCGCGTGAAGGAGAGCGACCGCATCGCGGCGACCGTGGACAACCTCCGGGCGCTCGGCGCCGACGCCGAAGCGTTCGACGACGGCTTCGCCGTGCGCGGCTCCGACAAGCCGCTCCGCGGAACGGTCCGCACGCACGGCGATCACCGGATCGCGATGTCGTTCGGCGTGCTCGGCTGCGCCCCCGGCAACGAGATCCGGATCGACGACCGCGATTGCGTCGCCGTGTCGTACCCGGGGTTCTGGGCGGACCTGAAAAAGGTGGTGGCGTGA
- the cmk gene encoding (d)CMP kinase has translation MREPFAITIDGPAASGKTSTAYQVAEALGFHHVDSGSLYRAATAAALRANPSGDWDEPGVLEAARIIEMEARKASFCPLLGGENAEEEIRGEAVTGKVSAVAKMSGVRDWVNAQVRHLADLHDVVVDGRDIGTVVLPTARVKVFLLAEARERARRRLLQRLGREGTESELDEETAKLAKRDVLDAVQTVPAPDAVILDTTDMSQAEQVRQIIDLARAAGASE, from the coding sequence GTGAGGGAGCCGTTCGCGATCACCATCGACGGGCCGGCCGCGTCGGGCAAAACATCGACGGCATATCAGGTGGCCGAGGCGCTCGGCTTTCATCATGTGGACTCCGGCTCGCTGTACCGCGCCGCGACCGCGGCCGCGCTGCGGGCGAACCCTTCGGGAGACTGGGACGAGCCCGGCGTGCTGGAGGCGGCGCGCATCATCGAGATGGAGGCACGCAAGGCTTCATTCTGTCCGCTGCTCGGCGGCGAGAACGCGGAGGAAGAGATCCGCGGCGAGGCCGTCACCGGAAAAGTCTCAGCGGTCGCGAAGATGTCCGGCGTACGCGACTGGGTGAACGCGCAGGTGCGGCACCTCGCGGATCTGCATGACGTGGTGGTGGACGGTCGTGATATCGGCACCGTCGTTCTGCCGACTGCGCGCGTAAAGGTGTTCCTGCTCGCTGAAGCCCGCGAGCGTGCCCGCCGGCGGCTGCTGCAGCGCCTGGGCCGGGAGGGAACCGAGTCGGAACTGGATGAGGAAACCGCCAAACTTGCAAAACGCGACGTCCTGGACGCAGTTCAGACCGTCCCGGCCCCCGATGCCGTGATCCTCGACACGACCGACATGAGCCAGGCCGAGCAGGTCCGTCAAATCATTGACCTGGCCCGAGCCGCCGGAGCCTCCGAGTAG
- a CDS encoding HAMP domain-containing sensor histidine kinase, with the protein MKIRTKMALVFVSLAAILALPALFAASRLSVLRDIAVDQGERNAQASLALGRFQAALSELDRVTRSYLVAPDAATGAAVRGSLGDMDAQIVALASYGYADAARLPRARLDSLRISASQLQRLVQQDRLAQATRAFGAMRALLGRTQGSLGDLASEIDRRRNVDLASAREVSATAASSTMLGVIIAVVVALLIAAWASESLVGPINRLATAMAGVADGVFVVPDGLALEQHDEIGELSRSFHWMTRRLAEFHKMRAEFVAVASHELKSPIHIIGGYVELLSNEMNANTGKRHRDFVELIGDQVRTATRLLNRLLDISRLEARGFNLCPEEVSLEYLFASVNQWLGPVAGRKRVHLGWEVDPSAPATISADFDLLRSEVLGNLVSNAIKFTPSGGYVTVRAAPAAAGVRIEVADTGVGIPSHHLPYVFEKYYQVGRRARRAGSGLGLAIAKQAVEAHEGTLTVASMPGEGTVFSVILPLRAAAPDTERADDSRRPVRAALVRAS; encoded by the coding sequence ATGAAGATCCGCACGAAAATGGCGCTTGTCTTCGTCTCCCTCGCGGCGATACTCGCGCTCCCCGCGCTGTTCGCGGCCAGCCGGCTCTCTGTGCTGCGCGACATCGCGGTAGATCAGGGGGAGCGAAATGCGCAAGCTTCGCTCGCGCTCGGGCGTTTCCAGGCCGCACTATCTGAGCTCGATCGTGTAACGCGCAGCTACCTCGTCGCGCCCGACGCAGCGACGGGTGCGGCCGTCCGCGGCTCGCTTGGCGACATGGACGCGCAGATAGTCGCTCTCGCGTCCTACGGGTACGCCGATGCCGCGCGGCTGCCCCGCGCCCGGCTGGACTCGCTCCGTATATCCGCGTCCCAGCTGCAGAGACTGGTCCAGCAGGACCGGCTGGCGCAAGCGACGCGCGCGTTCGGCGCAATGCGAGCGCTGCTGGGGCGAACGCAGGGATCGCTCGGAGATCTCGCGTCCGAGATAGACCGCCGGCGCAACGTGGACCTAGCCAGTGCGCGAGAGGTGAGCGCCACGGCGGCCTCATCGACGATGCTTGGCGTGATCATCGCCGTCGTCGTGGCGCTGTTGATCGCAGCGTGGGCGTCGGAGTCGTTGGTCGGGCCGATAAACCGCCTGGCCACGGCGATGGCGGGAGTCGCGGATGGCGTGTTCGTCGTGCCCGATGGCCTCGCGCTGGAACAGCACGACGAGATCGGCGAACTGTCGCGCTCCTTCCACTGGATGACTCGCCGGCTGGCGGAGTTCCACAAAATGCGCGCGGAGTTCGTCGCGGTCGCGAGTCACGAATTGAAGTCACCGATCCACATCATCGGTGGATATGTCGAGCTCCTCTCAAACGAGATGAACGCGAACACCGGCAAGCGCCACCGCGACTTCGTCGAGCTTATAGGCGATCAGGTCCGGACCGCGACACGGCTGCTGAACCGCTTGCTGGACATCAGCCGCCTGGAAGCGCGCGGCTTCAACCTGTGCCCGGAAGAGGTTTCCCTGGAGTATCTGTTCGCGAGCGTCAATCAGTGGCTGGGACCTGTGGCGGGGCGGAAGCGGGTACACCTAGGCTGGGAAGTAGACCCGTCAGCGCCGGCGACGATCTCGGCCGATTTCGACCTGCTCCGCAGCGAGGTCCTGGGCAACCTCGTTTCTAACGCCATCAAGTTCACCCCGTCGGGCGGGTACGTCACCGTACGTGCGGCTCCGGCCGCGGCGGGAGTGCGCATAGAGGTGGCGGATACGGGCGTCGGTATTCCGTCACACCATTTGCCGTACGTGTTCGAGAAGTACTACCAGGTGGGGAGACGCGCACGGAGAGCGGGCAGCGGGCTCGGGCTGGCCATCGCCAAGCAAGCGGTCGAAGCACACGAAGGGACGCTCACTGTCGCGAGTATGCCCGGTGAAGGGACGGTCTTCTCGGTGATCCTGCCGCTTCGCGCTGCCGCCCCTGACACGGAGCGAGCCGACGATTCCCGCCGTCCCGTTCGCGCGGCACTGGTCCGGGCATCCTAG
- a CDS encoding HD domain-containing phosphohydrolase, whose translation MFEQTLRNARMLVVDDEPMNLQLLRHILEPAGYVHLRQTSDAREVATIAAEFHPDIVLTDLMMPHVSGLEVLRIVRSLNGSPPVPVLILTSDHSHTTMREALEAGASDLLAKPFSPAEVRLRVRNLLEMRFLHLELQRQNEVLDQRVRERTRALDAARLETLERLAHASEYRDDKTGEHARRVGTMSALLGEVLGVGDGMVEIFRRAAPLHDIGKIGVPDAILLKPSGLTAEEIAVMRTHTTIGARILSGSEFHLLRTAEEIALSHHERWDGQGYPRGLAGSAIPIVGRIVAVADTYDALVHDRTYKRAWSVEEAFEELEAQRGRQFDPELVDAFITLGPALAAGGTQLARHSPAAASVL comes from the coding sequence ATGTTTGAACAGACACTCCGCAATGCGCGAATGCTCGTCGTCGACGACGAGCCGATGAACCTGCAGCTCCTGCGTCACATTCTAGAGCCTGCCGGTTACGTGCACCTCCGCCAGACTAGTGACGCGCGCGAAGTCGCCACGATCGCTGCCGAGTTTCACCCGGACATCGTGCTCACGGACCTGATGATGCCGCACGTGTCGGGATTGGAGGTCCTGCGAATCGTCCGCTCCTTGAACGGCAGTCCTCCGGTACCGGTGCTGATCCTGACATCCGACCATTCGCACACGACCATGCGTGAGGCGCTCGAAGCGGGCGCGAGCGACCTGCTGGCGAAGCCGTTCAGTCCGGCGGAGGTCCGGCTTCGCGTGCGCAACCTGCTCGAGATGCGCTTCCTCCATCTCGAGCTGCAACGCCAGAACGAGGTGCTGGATCAGCGCGTACGCGAGCGTACGCGAGCGCTCGACGCTGCGCGGCTCGAGACTCTGGAGCGCCTGGCGCACGCCTCCGAATATCGCGACGACAAGACCGGCGAACATGCGCGCCGCGTCGGCACGATGTCCGCGCTGCTCGGCGAGGTCCTAGGCGTTGGCGACGGCATGGTCGAGATCTTCCGACGCGCCGCACCGCTGCACGACATCGGAAAGATCGGTGTGCCGGACGCCATTCTGCTCAAGCCCAGCGGGCTGACCGCGGAAGAGATCGCCGTGATGCGCACCCACACGACGATAGGCGCGCGCATCTTGTCGGGCAGCGAGTTCCATTTGCTGCGGACAGCGGAGGAGATCGCGCTCAGCCACCACGAGCGATGGGACGGACAGGGATACCCGCGCGGCCTCGCCGGGTCCGCGATCCCGATCGTTGGCCGGATCGTCGCCGTCGCGGACACATACGATGCGCTTGTGCACGACCGTACATACAAGCGCGCGTGGTCTGTCGAAGAGGCATTTGAGGAGCTCGAGGCTCAGCGGGGCAGACAGTTTGATCCGGAGTTGGTCGATGCTTTCATAACGCTCGGTCCCGCTTTGGCGGCCGGCGGTACGCAGCTCGCGCGCCACTCACCTGCCGCTGCAAGCGTGCTGTGA